AAAGTTCTCCTGACACTTCTTCTACTTTTTTCGACATTTTTTGTTGTCGGAAAAagtcaattttcttgtagtgatattAATAATCTTTCTTCAAAGTCGAAAGATTGAATCTCTACTCATTTCTAcacaataatagtaataataatatatataaatcaaagtaAAGGTGAATTAAGTTTAGAgaataaataaattacataGATCTGATTCGTAATAATCTCTTAAGAGACCTAGTATGAGTTAGAATAAATCAATTTGATCTACTAAAatcatatattttgaaaaaaaaaaaaaaacaatacaaatgacacaacttggaTTATCTAAATTGAGTTAAATAGCTTAGTTCTACATTTGTTTAAGCAGAGAAGACAAGATCCAACACTCCtaatatctattaattataTGCTTATAGCCATAATCAACCAAAGgaaaaaacaaaccaaaaaacaacaaacaaaacaaagtgGATTTAGACTAATTATTGCAATGTTAGCTATATCTTTGCTTAATTTGCAAACATAAACCTACCCAATCAAGTGCTTCTCCAATCACATTTAGCCATAATTGATGGCTTTACTCTTTTATAAATTTCTCTTTCCATTTTTCTAGATTCTTTTTAATCGAAAATAAATATCTTAACCACCTGATCTATGTTATTAAGTTTCGAAGTGAAATGAAGACTTagacatatattttataattaatttgattaatttttttcctctcaataaatatataaaataagtgAAGCTAAGAGACAAAATAAGAACATGCCTAACCTCTAGCACAATGcttccaaaaatcaaataatccAATGCTTTGTTTGGTCCATATCATTGTCCTCTTCCACTTCCCTTTTCAATCTTAGATTCTATCACTATTGAAATGCAAAGTCCAAACAAGCCCTCCAATACAAACAATAATACACACATTTATTTTGTCTAAACTTGAGCACATACCCCAAGAAAATAAgacctaaaaataatatataactctttttagtttgaaaaatgCATTTTAAAATAACTAAAGTCTTGtggatatttaaaattcaaatcttccttcaatatataaaaaagaacaGAGACAACTCAATTACCAAAAATTGGGTGTTTCCTAACTATATGAATGAGGAGCAAATTGATAATATATTCTTCTTAAAGTTcacaaaattgcattaaaaagttaaaaagatgtcaattttttttttctttcatgttgAAACTCatctataattattataaatgggatagaatgaaaaatcattctcttcctattttatttttgaatttccAATTTTGAGTCTAATGATACAACCACTTATCTTTTTCGTTcgatacttttaaattttatgttggATATTTAATACTTTAAATCCAATAGAAAGTATATACGTTCAAATGTTaaattctgtttttttttttttaaaaaaaacatgctcCAGGACTTTTAAATTACCACACAacaatatatatttcatattcgTATAAATTGACATATGACTATATATTTACGTGTGTTTTATGCTATCTTTCatttactttaaattaaaatagtaaGATCTCACATGAATTGTAAGTGTCTTTTAGTTTTTAActagtatatataaatatagtaaGAATGTGTAATTTTGTCCTTCCCGACAAATAAAGAATATCATAGGTGTTTGGTGTGTGATTAAGAAAAATTGTTAATGTAtccattaaatataaaattcaattttcggTCTAATAAAACCTTTGACATTTAACTTTGAATCTAATATCcccttgaattttaaaaatggtGAATAGGTCAAAGAccttttaaacataaaattgatatgtttacttattttttagatataaaattaactaTTCATGAACTAATTCATAACTTTAATCCTTTATTTAACTCATTTAATGGTTTAAATTTAGATAAGTCTTGAAATAAGTTTGAAGTTAATTTTAACCAAGTTGGTACAATTGAAACAATAATTTGCATCAAACAAAAGCCACAATGTCAATGACTTTCCAAACTTTATATATAGGGAAGTTTAGTAGATACtcttttttaagaaagaaagattAAGCCTAAACTAATAGTAGAGATTAATTTCAAGTTTCTTAAAAGTATAATGACTAAATTTAGATACCTAGATGTATAGAGACTAAGTCAAATCAAGTGTTTGataacgatttttttttttaattttgaaaattaagattgTAAACATTTTCTTTCAGTAAATTATGAACGTTATTCCAACGTATGTGTTTTCATGTGTTTGTTATAATaactttaaaattcaaataaggTTTTGAAaaactataaatataaatttgtaggccctatttgataattatttttttcaaaaaaaataataagcttataaatactactttctCTAATGAGtttatgttttgttatctatgttatactaatgttttaaaaaatcaagctaagttttgaaaaaatatattaaaaaaaacgttatcatttttaaaaatttggcaCTTGTGCATAAAATTATTGCAGAAAATTTGTAAGAAAACAAaagacaattttcaaaaacaaaaatcgattcacttatcatattaatatcaaattgttcaaaatataaaaatgttgatgaaaatatTGACATTTGAGATGGAAatttaacaccatctttatacaacttatttatttatttattttttggaaaaactTGGGTGCATCATAAGTTACATCTATCTTTGTATAACCTACTCAAATGCTCACTCACAAGTTATCATGTgatgaatttatcttttttaaaaaaataaaatttttaatatttttctaatttaaatccATATGGAAATGAGTACATGATACACCcaagttttattaaaaaaaatataataattgcAATGAATAATAGTTTCAGGtataagaaattttttaaagaattatgaACATAGTAAAGTTTATGtgtgatagacttttattaatCATATAGTCCATCGCTAATAGAGTTTGAAAACTAGGTTTAAAGtgtgctatatttataaatttcctttacagTGTGTTATGATTAATATATTAGACTTATTACTATATTTGCAATCCTccttataaaaaaagaaaaaaaaaattggtaagtTAATGCCACGTGGACTACAGCATATGTACCTTCAAGTTGCCCGCGAAGATGGTGAACCTCCTTTCGTATTATATGATATCAGTcctttttgaaagttcaaaaaatataaagtcagccacctctctctctctctcttctttctctctcctcACGCGCCTTAttcccctctctctctctctcacaataCTCACACCATTTTCACCGCTTCCACTCTCCTTCGGCAGTTACAACGGATCCCTATTCAATTTTTCTGACCAAAAAAAAACCCTCCGAAAGATTCTTTCTCTCTACACATTCACcaccatcttcatcttcatcttcttctccgtGATTTCCTCCTCGTTTCCCCGTTTTCTCCGCTCTATAGCTTTACTTCCTTCAATTCTTTCCTTCATTTTCATGAAACTTCCTCGGAGATGATTCGCCACAGCCACTACAACGTTGATCGGAGCTCCATTGAACGGTTGCCACTACGAGCAGGTTAGTTTTTcctcatttctttctctctctctctctctctctcttttgcaCTTACTTCGGATGTTCGAGAAACTCTTTTCATTAGAACGAGAAGTACttgtttgtgtttgtttttACTTAGTTCCTGGCCAATCAGTGCTTgaaatttgtttccattttgtTAGCGGTACTCAGTGAAGGGTAGATTTGTGTTTGGTTGACAAGAAAGAGCGGAAATCAAGAAACTATGAGATTTAGTTGTTAAATttggctttgttttttttttttttttcctttattgttttggtattttTTTCTGTTGAAGAAGATTTGTAGTTTTAAAGATTGATGTCAGTAGATCGTTGGATGAATGAAGAACGGGAACATGATGGAGACTTACTTTTTGGTTGTTGTGGAGTAAATATGATGCAATTTGTTGATTTCTTTGCTAGATTACCGCCTATTGTTTCGTTAAAGTAAATTCTGTAGTTGCTTTATGACTTTCTATAATTGTATGTGTATAATCGGTGCTCTTCATCATTGCTTCAGTTTCTTTCGGTTTGGCGTTTTCCAATTATGTTTTGTATCTTTCAAGAACACGAGTTTTatctttccttcttttttctttcatccGTTTTGATAGTTTGACACGCCTAGATGcaatttttccaaataaatgCTCTCCTCTAGCGTTCGCTTAAATCGTCATAGCTCTTTTTGTGACATCCAACTACTGGACTGTAGGTCTTGGTTGTTCAAATCAACTATGCGTCTCTGTTATTGAAAGTTCCTGCTATGTTGAACTTTGTTCCCTCTGCTATAGAATTTGTACCTTAAAATTTGTAGGATTAAGTTACAGGAAATAGTAAGAATGAGAAACAGAGAAACTTACCAACGATGGGCTCTGATTCCACTTCGTGCAGTAGTGGTGTTACAGAAGAAGACTCGGTATGCAAGTTTTATTCATGTTTTTTGTAGCTTATTATGTTTTTATATTAGAGAGATGCAAATAATTACAATGGTATGTAAAATTATTCTTATAGTTCACTCGTGAGCTGGGGTGGCGATCTTCTAAAGGCTCTTTTGGAGCTCCAGTGAAGAAATTATTAGCAGATGAAATGTTGAAAGAAACTGAAATAAAAAAGAGGTCACCTGGCGTTATTGCCAAATTGATGGGGCTTGATGGCATGCCTTCTACGAGGTGTGCTTATAATCGACAAAAATGTCCATCAGAGGGCTCTTCACCGAGGTGTATATCAAAGGAGAAGGTGGGAAGGAGGGGCACATATTTTGATGGTCAAATGACTCGGAGAAGCTCAAAGGATCAACAAGAATTTAAGGACGTCTTTGAGGTTTTGGAAACGTCAAAGACAGGGCAGAGTAGAAACCCAGATCAACGAACCCCAAATTTTGTGGTGACTGAATCAGAAATGGCATTCATTCGGCACAAGTTCTTGGATGCTAAGCGTTTATCAACTGATGAGAAGTCGCAAGATTCAAGGGAATTTCATGATGCACTTGATGCATTAGAGTCAAACCGAGATCTTCTACTGAAATTTCTACATCAACCAGGATCATTGTTCACTAGGCATCTGCATGATTTGCAAGATGCCGGCTCCTGTTCTAGTCGGGGTTGCTTACCTGCTATTGAATCATTGGACAACAGGAAGTGTGACTACCCTGGGTTTCGGGGCAACCCAGATTGGGGAACACCTCCAAAGAATAGTAGTAAATCAAATCACAATCAACGGGGTGGACATTCCAGCTACTCAGATAGTTCATTTTCCGCTCATTCTACAAAGTCTTCtaaaattttggaaagaaaTGATGAACTAGACCATCTTCCCACAAGAATTGTTGTTCTCAAACCCAATATTGGCAAAGTGCAAAATGCTAGAAATATTGTTTACCAATCTCATTCCTTTCAAGAATGTTCAGATCTTGGTGAGTTAAAAACTGTTGAAAGGACAAACAAGGAATTTAGGGGGAAAAAGGACTCTCTAGATAAGAAAGTTGTATCTAGGCGTAGTTACAAAGAATCTAAAGAGATTCCTAATGGGAAAACCAGGCAGATGAGAAATGAAGTTAGTACGCCCCCAATGAATATAACATGCTCCAGTTTCCAAGGATATGCTGGGGACCAGAGTTCTTGCAGCTTGTCCGGAAATGAATCTGCAGAAGAACCAGTGGTGAGGACTGTGAATATAAAAAGTTCGTCCAACTTGAATATGGGATATCGGCAATCATCTTCACGTCATAAAGAATCATCCATCAGTAGGGAGGCAAAGAAACGACTCACTGCTAGGTGGAGATCCTCTCGGAACTCTGAGGATAAGGGAGTTGGTAGAGGCAGCACCCTGGCGGACATGCTAGCTGCCAATGCTAAGGAAGCTACACTTGCAGATTCGTATGCACAAATTACAAAGGGGTTCCCAGATAAATTCTCTAATGATGTGCAACCTGATAAGGAGGTTGAACCTTTAGGCATAAGTAGCAATGATGGCTGGAAAGATGAATGTAGCAAATTAACCAGGTCGAGATCTCTTCCTGCTTCATCAATTGGCTTTGGAAGCCCTAAAATAATGCACCGATCTCACAAGCAGCATCTAATCTCAAGAGAGCGTAAACAGGAAAATAATAAGGCTGTGAAAGTTAATTTTGATCAGAGGGAACGGCTACCATGCCAAAAACCGACATCCTCATTCAGGGACAGCAATGACATGCTAATGCAAACCCCAGGAAACCCGATTAGCATGAACACTTGCTCTCTTGACAATAGTTCATCTAAAATGGCTTCTACAGAGTTTGAGGCCTCCTGTTCCTATGTGGATAGAAGTCCAATTTCTCAAAGTGTTGAGGATGATGGAGATGCCTGCACAATGACGTTTCCTGAAACACCTGATCATTTGGAGTTGGAGACGTCGGAGTACATATCAAGAGTTGGAAATTCTTATGTTGACCACCAAGACAATGTAATACAAGAGGTTTGTCTTTACTTCTGTAGCTGATCTTTAATGCTTTTAgcatataaattaataacacTGTTACTTGCTGGCTGGCATGCAATCTCCCTTTTTATGTGATTAAATGTGAAATTATAAGTAAATGGTTTATCACTCTGGTAGTtctcaaatatattttgttgtaaGCTTGCAAGTTGCAGTTGCTTCATTTTTAAATAGTTCTCATTTATGGGATATTCTACTTGATTGACCACCAAGTCTAGATGTTATCTAAGCATTTTGATGGCTTTTCCAGTTCTGAATGTTTTATGATTTTGCAGGAAGGGGCATCTGTAGAAAGTCCAGCGCCTTTGCACAAATCTGTACCTGCGCTTGAATCTCCTGCTAGCTCGAAGGAGGCTGATCAACCAAGTCCAGTTTCAGTTCTGGAACCTGCTTTTGGTGATGATCTCTCCTCATGTTCTGAATGTTTTGAGAGTGTCAGTGCAGACCTCCAAGGTAGTTGCTATTTACATTGTATTtatttgtcctttttttttggATGGGGGCAGGGACAGTCTCTTATCCTTTTGTATCTTAACGGCTGATATTGAATGTCATTTTTATTTCTGTAAACATATTATCCCATTAAAAATCGAGCCAAAATCGTCCCTCTTGAATTCTATAATATGATGATATTCTAGGGAGTTTCTTTATCATCTTCCATGGCCtgagaaatttgatttcaacaAGAATCTTCATTCCTCTGCTATTCTTTTAAAGCCTTCTAACTTAGTCTCCCCATATTGATTCCAGGCCTTCGAATGCAGCTTCAGCTACTCAAGTTTGAATCCGAAGCATTCACTGAGCGACCAATGCTCGTATCCAGCGACGAAGATGCAACAGAATTAGCTTCTGAACTACCGGATGAGGAGGGGGTTCTGCTCAGAACAAATGATAGCTGGGAATtctcttatttacttgacatcTTGAACAATGCAGGCCTTAATGATAATGCCAAAGCAGGTGCCTTATTAGCAACCCTGCACACCTCCGATTGCCCCATCGATCCAAAGATGTTTGAGCAGCTTGAAGAAAAGCACAGCTTAGCTTCCTCAATGACACGGTCCGATCGGAGACTGCTTTTCGACCGCATAAACTCTGGAATCTTGACGATCGGGCAACAGTTCATCGACCCCCAGCCATGGGTGAGAAGGCCTTCAAAAACAAAGCTTGCCAGGAAGTGGATGATGAAGAATGAGCTCCAAAACAAACTCTGTAAGTTTCTTGACACCCAAATAGTTAAAAATGATGTAGTAGAGGAGGAGTCAGAATGGCAGGATTTAGGAGATGAAATTGATGTGATAGGTAAGGAAATTGAAATGTTGATGTTAAATGAGCTTTTAGCTGAAGTAGTCACAATGTGATATAGAGTTTTTGTTACTTTATGTCAAAAGGTCATAGCATCAAATGTGTAGATGAAATGGTGTGTTAACCACTCATTTTGTATGATGATTCAATAAATGGAATTAATGACCCTACTTCTCCGTTCTCACTCacgattgattttaaaaaggaaTCTTAATAGATGGTCCAAATCATTCTACTTATAATTTATATGAATATTAATTTGAGGCTATAAGTGGCAAAATCACCTTTCTCTTCCCAATGGTACAATCTTGGAGGTGGAACAAGCTTAGGTTACCGTTGCATTTTGATCCCAAAGCCTTCTATTTCAATAATACAAACAAAGTGCAATGAGTTGTCAGTATCTTGTTTACTTGAGTTGTACAATAGAAAATAACgattttcaaatattgaaataaatcattcttttctattttttttttcctagttTGCCGCATCGTGAGTAAGAATTGAGAGTACATAAATTGAACTTTATTCCGAGTATTCTTTGCTCGTTGCCTCCTCATTTTTCTCATCATAAATCACAATCCTTTTTTACATTAATTTCTAATAGAATATTCCAagattttttgcttttttttaaaaaaaaaaaaaaaaatctttatcaTCTGAAAATGGGTTTGATTTGCAACGTCAaccgagttttttttttcttatttattttaataatatagatAGTATTTGAGATTGAAATTAAGGCATTATTGTTCTTTGGAGATACAAAAATACTTTAGAAAAggacttgtattttattttcaaagtaAAATGTCCTTTTGTGAGGGACAATGATATGCGAATGGTCCAAGGAAACAGAAGGTGGGCCCAAAGAAGCAATCTCGATTCTACATCTCGACGCTTTATATCGCTCCACGTGGACTCCCGTTTAGTCGCCATCAATCTAACGGTGTTATTGTTAAGTCgtcattttgattcataatgGCGGTCTGCTGCAAAGACGTTGGGAAATTTTTCACTACTACGATTTTTTGCTGTTTCATTTATTGTGTGCTTcagcattttttttaaaaaaataattgttaccATACATACATTACCACATTATACTTCTTAATTTAGGCTTAGAATATTTCATATCTTTATTTTGTGTATATTTATCCATTTCATACTTTTTAATACACACTGAATAAAATACCAGAAATTTCACATGGTATTAGAACcaggtttttgagttttattattGTCAGACCATCGTTCAACCACTCTGCTCATAACCGTCGCACCACCTGCTCGCGGCCGTGTAGACTTCTTCGCCCAGTTCTTCGTCGGATTCTTCCTATCGCACACAGCTGTATTCAAATCTATTGTATGATTTGTCAGCATTAATGTAGAGTATGTTAATATTTATGAAGATAAATCTATAGTGTGAATAAATTGAGTATAACGCTCCCATAGTAATAGAAATTTTTCCAAAGATATTACACACTTACACCCAATTACACATGAGCATAAAGAACGACCCTGTACTTCTTCATGTGAAGAAAAATTATGAtatgaaatgaaaatgaacATAGAAAATGGATAACTAAATTCGACATAATTAGCAATAATTGACATGTGTTATCTTTTTCAAGGTTGGAGGTTCAAATTCTTATAATCTCATTtattgtactttaaaaaaacATAGAGAATGGATACGATGAGAAAACTAAAATGCGCTTGGTTTGACGAAAAAATGTCAATGTATTGAAGTAGTTTGAATATTACTTACATGAATGGATTATTGCATTGTTAACATCCTTTAAGAATAGCTTttctataatataatattttttctaaatagggtaaataattaatttcatggaTTTCTCCATTTAGttgttaaatattttaattggtgTTTTATGTAATTCTAGTCTCTAATTAAATGATGACATTTCATATCTATGGAAAGAAATCGACCGTTTATAATGAATCGTtggcaaatatatatatttcaacgATGAGTAGAAATGAGAATTCAAATATCCAATATCTTATTCAAATGTATAATgtcttaattaaattagtttatatatgcTTTGATCGGTaacaaaataacttatatgtatcgTACCTCTTTTTATCTATTCTTTTAATAGGATGTGCCTCTCAATTATTGAAATAAGGAAATCTctatgaaaaataaatgaataggcttttatttataattattgaattaataaagTCCCATCTATGAATGTAAAACCAACAGCTATAAGCCTATAAGAAAAAGggtaaaattactaaaattgagAAGGCAAAGAAAGGACTATTATTCCATATAATTGCGCCAAAACAAAAATGTAATATCCCAATGaaagatatttaaatcattcttATTGAAAAATATAAGGAAAGAGGGGCTTTATTTCCCAAATCATAAGTTTTTAATCAAgcttttaaacaaaacaaagcaACAACTGTCTTCAATGATTCATTGTACTCGAGAAATCTTTAATATGTACATTATTATCCATATTCATaacgattttgtttttaattttcacCGTAATAAATTTGTTTACTACAAGTTTTTAGATCATGTTTAAAGATTTATAAAAAACTTTGActccgtttgataaccatttgatttttaatttttgtttttgaaaattaagcctacatcattcacatttcttacaataatctACAtcacaatggttgaattcttagctaaattccaaaaagaaaaaacaactttttgaaaattacttttttagttatctaaatttggtttggttttttaaaccaccgatgaaaagtaaataacaaatgaagaaatttagagataaaagtaatatctaaatttaattttaaaaaataaaatagttatcaaacggagCTTTAATTTTTTCAACTTATAACTGGGAGTGTCGAAGCATTTCTAGCAATTACAttattaaacaataaacataagcTCAAttatttagaaggaaaaaaaagaaagtaggAGATGAAATTGTTCAGGCTTTCTTCAATACATTTTGTTGATGAATAGGATTAGGGTTTGGTGTTGGTGTTGGGTCTGCATATGGCCAAAATTGGGCATTTTTGACCTTTGATACACTTTCCAACATACCCTCTGGTGTTATATTTCCCATTATTGTCACCTTTTTGGCTGCAAAATCAATATTGAATGAGTTCACTCCTGCATTTTCAAACCAATCATAAGTAAAACCGAGAATAGTTCAATTATTATAAAAGTGTGTTTTCTCGATTAAAATGTATGAGATTCTATCTAAAAGATTAAAGAACAAAAGAGTCactatataaatttgttttccAATTCCTATCGGGATTTGTAACTTTCTTAAGTACGTTGGTTGAGTTATTGACcaaattcaaaaaccaaaaacaaattttttaaaactactttttagGTCTCGTTTGATAATTCTTTGGTATTTcgacctctaaatttcttcatttgttatctactttttatcaatgatttaaaaaacaaattaaaatttgaaaactaaaaaaagtaacttttaaaagttgttattgtttttagaatttgactgagaattcaaccattgtatttaagaaaatctaaatcattgtaagaaattgggggtttaattttcaaaaataaaaaattaagaacaaaatgattaccaaacgatacttagtttttatatttttgcttggttttttaaaccattgataaaaagtaaataacaaaagaagaaatttggagaagaaagtaatgtctatagatttagttttcaaaaataaaaaactaaatgaaatggttatcaaatgtgACCAAActccgtttggtaatcattttgtttttggttttttatttttaaaaaattaagcatatttcctCCCAATTTTGATTtgcattttttctaaaatacaaTAGTTTAATttatagtcaaatttaaaaaacaaaatcaagttgtttaaaatttacatttttagtttttcaaattttggctttattttttaaactatcagtaaaaagtagataacaaataaagaaatttggagatggaagtagtgtaacttaattttcaaatcttttgaAGATTCTAAGTCGGGTTGTAACATATAATTTTTCTAATCatctagttaaaaaaaaaaaaatcaataataaatttacttaaaaagaaaaagggaatagCTTAGCTTTATATTTAAACCTTTTTCATTGCTTACCTTCCATTTTGGAAAGATGTTTCCTCAGTTTTCCTTCACAGCCTCTGCAATGCAATGATACCCTCAAAACCACAACTTGAGAGTGAGAGATCAccttaattaaacacatacatacaaaaattaaaaataaataataaataaataaataaataaaataaaataaaattacaaatttcttttacacaattctatttcaaaatcatgaaaaattattttaaattacaaaattattgaaaatatttacagataataacaaaatatcacatgtgatagactgcgatagactactatatgTATTTATCATAATACAGATAATAGTCTATCACGGTCTATTGTAGATAAACaatgaaattttactatatttgtaaatattttgattcatttttcttatatttaaaaacatctCATTCATGgcattataattatttttaagttaAAGTTATCATTTTGGTGCCTATATTTTACCGTTTGTTTTAAGTTTAGTCTTTAtttcaaatgtctaattttagttcatttacttttaataaatcttaaatttagttcataCTACTAGTTTATTGAGGATTTTCtaattactttttatttttattagaactttcactataaattttgaaaacatagtcACATGTCGTATTTCtttgaataaaaattattatgattatttaatcaatttcaacaaaaaaaataacttcGAATGTCtaaatttagatttattttaaagtACATGAACTAAAATGGATATTTGGAAATACatcaaattgaacaaatttcaaagtacagagaccaaaatgatattttaacctattGCAAAAGTTTGCTTAGGTAATCGTGTGGACTACTCTAGGTTTTTGATAAATAAGAGAGAGgaatagaaaatttttaaattataaa
The nucleotide sequence above comes from Benincasa hispida cultivar B227 chromosome 3, ASM972705v1, whole genome shotgun sequence. Encoded proteins:
- the LOC120074655 gene encoding uncharacterized protein LOC120074655 isoform X3, giving the protein MGSDSTSCSSGVTEEDSFTRELGWRSSKGSFGAPVKKLLADEMLKETEIKKRSPGVIAKLMGLDGMPSTRCAYNRQKCPSEGSSPRCISKEKVGRRGTYFDGQMTRRSSKDQQEFKDVFEVLETSKTGQSRNPDQRTPNFVVTESEMAFIRHKFLDAKRLSTDEKSQDSREFHDALDALESNRDLLLKFLHQPGSLFTRHLHDLQDAGSCSSRGCLPAIESLDNRKCDYPGFRGNPDWGTPPKNSSKSNHNQRGGHSSYSDSSFSAHSTKSSKILERNDELDHLPTRIVVLKPNIGKVQNARNIVYQSHSFQECSDLGELKTVERTNKEFRGKKDSLDKKVVSRRSYKESKEIPNGKTRQMRNEVSTPPMNITCSSFQGYAGDQSSCSLSGNESAEEPVVRTVNIKSSSNLNMGYRQSSSRHKESSISREAKKRLTARWRSSRNSEDKGVGRGSTLADMLAANAKEATLADSYAQITKGFPDKFSNDVQPDKEVEPLGISSNDGWKDECSKLTRSRSLPASSIGFGSPKIMHRSHKQHLISRERKQENNKAVKVNFDQRERLPCQKPTSSFRDSNDMLMQTPGNPISMNTCSLDNSSSKMASTEFEASCSYVDRSPISQSVEDDGDACTMTFPETPDHLELETSEYISRVGNSYVDHQDNVIQEEGASVESPAPLHKSVPALESPASSKEADQPSPVSVLEPAFGDDLSSCSECFESVSADLQGLRMQLQLLKFESEAFTERPMLVSSDEDATELASELPDEEGVLLRTNDSWEFSYLLDILNNAGLNDNAKAGALLATLHTSDCPIDPKMFEQLEEKHSLASSMTRSDRRLLFDRINSGILTIGQQFIDPQPWVRRPSKTKLARKWMMKNELQNKLCKFLDTQIVKNDVVEEESEWQDLGDEIDVIGKEIEMLMLNELLAEVVTM